AAATTATTTCACTATATATTGAGATAAATTATTCCatcattaaatatataaaagataaaataaataatttcaaaattaaattatcatgcttcttattttcaaaattattatttcttatctCTCGTACAAAACAAAGTAAGAAAGTTAATTTTGTTAACTTTTTTCCTCTTAAAGAATCATGCAAACGTTGGATGATTCTAGAATTTGTGTTGGCAATGATGACTAAGAATTTAATAATAAATcattgattaaataaataatgttttTAAGTTTGTATAGAGAGTGAGAGAATAATGTAATCATCATCTTAACCTACATAAATAGGGTTACCTATATAATGATTAGATGATTAATTAATCATataatcttttcttttttcaacaaagaaaactcagattttatgattattaattcggataattataatttatttggcCAAGCTTTTTAAAGGCTAAAAaatactctttcttttttttccttcaaaatcattttgttttaaatttaaGGTGTTTGGCcaatactttttttttgaaaagtggTAGAAGTCATTTTTCTGTTATTGGAAGAAGctataaattatttgtttttataaatattcataaatttatatttatcaaattattccttatttttatttcttttactttcCACCATGTCTttccttttattatattttttctatttatttcttttctttttcttctttggaAATAGATAGTTTAACCATAAATATGAGTTACTTctccctatttttttttatttctcctttCTCTTTCTGAAAAAggaattaatttttataataacaAACTTAAATCTTTTCATTTGGTAGAATGACAAATTTGGTTCTTTTTCCCCTTGTAAAAAGGTACAATAACCAAaccttatttttctaaaatatgaaACCTTTCAAAACTTTCTCAAAACAtatgacatttttttcttttttagtcaattttcaaaacaaaaaaaaggggatatatatctttatttagtaacaattaaattttaaaatgctCATGTTATCATTAATGACATGATTTATAGTCATGCAAACATTTATGCCCTTGTTTTATaccacatatttttttaaaatttttttcttaaaatcgatgtcaaatcaaataatatcaCACAAATTAGAACAGAATGAATAATATTTGATAGTAGAAGAATTTCATGGTATTAATTGATATATTGTTAAATTTGCCACTTGTTTCTTATCTTTACCAAAAGCTTTAAATCAGAAACTTCACACCAACAAGACTACAAGAGgaaatttacatatatatatagagagaaattTTTGAAGTTAGTGAGTGAATGTATGTTGTACAAAATTCCAAATAAAAAACTTGTATTACTTTATATAGAACATGGTACTATGATCAAGTGGAACTTCATAAAGTTTTTGGGTCTTTAGCTAATTATTAGATACCTAGAAATAGTATTTGATTAATAATTCAAACTTTTTGCTGAATAAAGAATGACAGAGTAGGCTACTTCGTGTCAATACGggttcaatatatatatattagtagtATTTTTTGTTTTCTCTATTTATATGATACACATAGAATTTGAAGagtcaatcaatttttttatataatttttagatattttaagttgttaattattgtaatatatagtattttttacgtaatttttaaataatgtaTGTTACTTTCTACGTCCTAATTTATGGGGCACTAATAGAATTTTTAGAAtgaatcaattttatttttttttaaatattttaagttgttaattattgtgatttataatattatttacataatttttaaatatataacagataaaaaaaataagacaaattaaaataaaaaagtacaaaattccaaaaatgacctcgccTAGAAACATACATGTCGACGAACAACTGTTGCCTCTTCTATATAGTAATAATAGTCTactaaattacaaaaaaaataaaatactatgaTATATATTCACAGTATTAAGAACCTTAACACTATTAGTGCAATTTAACCAGTTATATTAAATTTAGTTAggatataaataaaataaaataaaataaaaagcttCTTGCGATATGTACTCCCTCGTCTCAAAAGATTTTTCGTGTTTTCCACTTACATATAAATTAATTAGGACGGATGTTTGACTATTAGTTTATCATTAtttatgttttaagatattatttttctttattaaatatttattttatttatatgtcaTAATTAAGGTATTTATAGTCTTCAAAAGTAAttactataaagaataaaatgaaaaataatattttaaaatatatatttttattaagtaCGACAAGTATTTTGAGACAGATCGGTATGATTTTATCTTTCTCCAACTTTACTTTACACGTGAACAAATTCAGTATAAATTTCATCAAAACCAAAACTTTTTCccatttaaatattaatcccttttttattatattattagcttcttaaaatatttaagctaCCAATAGCCACCAAAAATATTTTGCCCAATTACGCGCTTTCTTCACACAGCCGAACCACAGAAAgttatgaaatttaaaaatatttacacaattagatctttttttatttttaaatatagtcgatttggttcgattttaAGTACTATCAGTTCGAtttattgattttggtttttAAATACACTAAATCgataatcaaatcaataagatatttgttatcgatCTTCGATTTATCGTCTTTTGGTCTTTAACGATTAGGTTTTCTgtttaaccaataaaaaaatgctttcaaaacaaatatatgacttcTCCAACAATTTGACGCGATACAGACATACATAGAAACAAGCAAATCAGAAGTTCTTGTTGTGAATACTCACAAGTCACAACCCTACCCGTCGCTTATCCCTTGTTGTTGTTGCAAACTGTAGCCGCCATTCTTAGTTCTTTAGATTTTGACGTTGTGAacctaaagtaatactaaagcCTTAAGAGTAAGTGTGAACTGTGAATTGTGTAGGGTACTGATAGTTTTATATAGTGATCATATTAATATCTTTTGTTtgatactttgatatttatgcatgagtaaacattaaaatagtaaattattatagtttcaatgggttatcggtttactcaataacccaatattaaaaaattcataCCGAACCTataacccaataattttttttataaaaccattaaataaCTGTTAACTCAATAACTCAATAGCAATAAAACAATAACACTTTTTTGAATTCGATTTATCGATAGATTCGATTTTTGCACACCCCAATATACACCGACTACCGCATAATATTGATCGATGACTTAGAATAAAACGATACGTAATTATGTATAACAGATTAAGTTACATTCCTAGAGTAAAAAAATCAGTGTATATAAATTTGATAGAATAAAATTTCTCTATATTATTAgtgcatataataataaaatttttatttaattaactttttttagaagggaataaaataataatgcaAAAAGTAGTAGCCCCGGCCTCCAAATGATCAACTACCAAGCTGGCCCAAGATGGTTGGTGGGGATCAAGAATAGGGACAATTAACCAAACACATACACATATCCCGGACGCGGATTGAATTTATctgaatttaatatttttttattaaaaaataaattttatatatataaaaaattattaaaatcataataaataatatgtaGGTCTTAAATATAACGAATACAATACTAGCTAGAAACTATAATGATTGAATAGAACGATCAagctttaaattttgaataccGTCTATTCTTATCCGCCATCAAATCTCTCATAAATATCAGTATAATGTTATCTCAGATCTTCTTTTTGATCTTCTATAATTCCTTGGGGTcctttttctaaattttattcATCACTTTTTGGGTTTTAGGGTTTGGCCACTTATGACTATATAGAGCAAAGTTGGAAGAATGATGTATTTATGGGGCACTTGTTCATTCCAAAGGCATTAGTATTATTTTGTAATGTTTAATAAAACCTAATAAGAAAGGCCAAAACCCTAGCTAGCTCCCAAATCCTGTCATGAAAAGAAGAGAAAGCTCCATAAAACCAAGCTCATGCACATGCACCCTCCTATTCTTTCCAATGAATTTGCACTTGAGATGGCCAAGTGGTGTGTGttggttggggggggggggagttgCAATAGGCGTGTGGATACAGAATTTCaagaagataaatattttatcataaatatgcgaatttagaatttaaatttgaagggTTCAATTGTTAAAATGTTTACTTTTGGAACTCATTACaatttaatttgaaattatAGGTTCAAATTGTTTttgttgaaatattttaatgatttttcatGTTGAAATATTGAGATTAATTAGTTGAACTCCTATATGCTCAATCCTCCACTGCTACTAAAATAAATACTTGATTTGATTATATAAAATTTGTATGATTACAAAAAGAGAATAGAGATTTCAACAAGTCACAATTGGGCATTATGAAAGAATACATCAAGtataaagaaagaaagacaaAGAAAAAAGTACTTGATGAAATTGAACCAATGATAAACATAAGAATTGAACCCTCAACATTAATTATAGAGGTGAGCCCAAAACTTCATTGCACCATAAGACTCTTTGAGTTTGGGTAGACACAGAGATATTTAGGTAGTTTTAAAGAGATAtaacattatgatatataatttAGGGTGGAAAGCATGAGTACTATCACAAGACGATTCCTTTTTAGCGTcaggtaattttttcaaatggttaAATACTTTTACAATCGAGAGATAAGTTGGTTCAAATCATGCACTCATGctagaaaataagtaagaacACTATTTGATAATCAAAAAACTCAATTGTTGATCTTTAGAAAGTGTTGAAGAAGACAAAATGGGACTTGATTTGGCGCTATTTGACTAGATTGGTGATTGTTTGTGTTGGTGTTTGGAGGCTTTGTGTCAAATTTTAGATCATTTTGACTTTGAAACAGATTTAGTGTGGTTTAATCGAAATTGAAATTGCAAATTCGAAGAACACCATGTTGAacgatacaaatatataaatcataTCAATCTACTAAgaattttgaataatataaCGAGATTCGTTGAACAATTGAACATGCACAAAATCATGTTAGTCCATAGAATTTGTGAGCTATCCTACGAATTTGTCATGACTtactcaacttaaaattattttaatcgaAATTTTTCATTAAACTTAAAACTTCATgaatacataaatatcaaaagcttgaataaaattatttaaacacCAATACAAAAATATTCCTTTCATGCAAATCTCCCACAAGCTTTACTTGTGCATTTTTTCAAACATATTCTGAACCATGAGTTTTCTTTGAGACGAAGATCTATCATAGACAACATCATACAATTCATCTAATTCCTCATATTTTACTTTGCTTTTAACGCTATTAACGTTAtactgaatatattattatattatcaaGCTATGAAAATTTTTGATGtttatttaaggaaaatattctTGGAAAGTACAATGGATAATGAAATAAAGTGGGGTCGATATACATGGCAATCAAGATGGTGTAAGCCACAGGTTTTCAGCTGGCAGGTATGGGCATATTTGTGGCTAAAAACAGCCTTAACACTTAGCACTGAAGTTATTACTACCTTAGGATAGCCCTAGGATGGGGTCCAACATAAAATTTACTGTATTCAAGTCAATGATTTGTTATAAGaggttaaaataaatttaataatatataaattatttataccgGTAAAATTTTAAGTTAATGAAGAGGAATCTTGAAATAGCGATAAAGTCCCTTGCAATTTACAAGTTATGAATTCGAACTATAAAATTAGTTAGTAATGCAACATAAAATAGAACTAGTTGATAATTATACGTAACTGTCAATAATAAAATAGAACTAGCTACCTTGAAAAGAAGGCATGCAACATAAAATATATTGTCCGTAATTTTGTTATAAtaagttaaaataattaaactgaTATTATTCAACTTATTTATACCGTCAAAACTTAATTAAGTTAATAAAAAAGAGTCTTAACGTAACAGTAAATGTCCCTTGCGATTTACAGGTTATATGTTCGAGCTAGTCGTAGAATTAGTCATCAATGCATGTTTATTTTAGTGTagattacttacattatatttcTTTAGACTAAAACTCATATTTTGTGAATCGAACTGTCTTTTTAACGAGTGAATATAAGTTAATCCTACTTAAGAAATCCCCTAGACACCAACATATACACTTGGACATATTTGCTATGTCCAAGTCAGCTTTCTCTATGCCAGCTTATCTTGACCTTCTAAAGACTTTTCAGTATTATTCTTGATATAAAAGTGGAGTACTATAGTGTACTAATATTTTAGTATGATACAAATAGTTTATGAATTAGTATTAACTTTTGAATTAAATAATAGTTGTCAGAGTATAGCTTATGATTTGAGAGGGACCCATTTGAAAAGCCATTAACCTCCCACCTTCTATCACATGCCCTTTTCATATATGTCACTACCAAAACTTCTATTTAAACACCTTCCACCCCCTCCAATTCCCATCAAATTAAACTACTTCTCTCTCATTACAATATTCACAACTTCAACTACACATCCACAGAGTGATCTTATTGTCATGATTCACTGAAATTCAGTCATTTATCACTACGTGTTTAAGTACTCATCCATCATCATTGCTCAATAAAAATCTTGAATAGTAGAAATAGAAGATTCGTGTTCTGCTTTCAAAGTCGGTCGTCGACTTTTCACAAGAAAAGACCACTTCAAAAACACTTGAGCCAATTTCCTCTTCTTTCAAGTCTTCACACCACCACCATTGCTCAATTAAAATCCAGAATAGCGAAAATAGATTCGTGTTCTGCTTTCAAAGTCAGACGTTCGACTTTTTCCACTAGACAAAACCATTTGAACAACAAACTCAAACCAACTTCCTCTTCTTTCAATCTTCATACATCACAATTACAAAAATAAGCTTGTGTTCTGCTTTCAAAGTCAGTCGTCGATTTTTTTCACTAAGGGAGAAAATTATGGTTAACTTCAATGATCAAGATTTCTTTTCTAGTAGATGTGTATGGGTAAATGGTCCTGTTATTGTAGGTGCAGGTCCATCAGGACTAGCTGTGGGTGCTTGCTTAAAAGAACAAGGTATCCCTTTTGTCATCTTGGAAAAATCAGATTGTATTGCATCTTTATggcaaaaaaaaacttataatagATTAAAACTACACCTCCCTAAACAATTTTGTCAATTACCAAAATTCCCATTTCCTCAACACTATCCTGAGTACCCTACAAAGAAACAATTCATTGATTACCTTGAATCATatgcaagaaaatttgacatcaACCCAATGTTCAATGAATGTGTTCAATTTGCAAAATATGACCAATCTTgcaaattatggagggtgaaAACTATTTCACCAAATGGCTTAGAAGTTGAGTATATTTGTCAATGGCTTGTTGTGGCTACTGGGGAAAATGCTGAGAAAGTTGTGCCTAATATTGAAGGATTAAAAGAATTTGGAGGTGAAGTGATTCATGCTTGTGATTACAAGTCTGGTGAAAAGTTTAGTGGGAAGAAAGTTCTTGTTGTTGGTTGTGGAAACTCTGGCATGGAAGTTTCTCTTGATCTTTGCAACCATAATGCTCAACCATCATTGGTTTGCCGTAGCTCGGTAAGTTATATACACGGACAATATGAAGAATCTTTTACAGTGTCGGTGTACTTTAATTTAACGTGTTGTAGCTTTTCAGGTTAATAATCCCACTTAATATAGACGATTTATTTGTAGTTATCTTTTAGGTGACTTGATAgtataaaaatttcttttacaATGTCAGTATGTATAAGTTGATCTCTTATAACTGATAAAGTACAAGAATTTGTACACTATCAGGTCATACAAAAGATAGTAGCTATAGATAACTAGTCATAAAAAGTGGGATTAGTTAGCTAAAAGACGAATAAGATAACCTACTATAACAtgttaaaatatactaaatccTTTTTGAATTTGCTTAGAAACTATAAAGTTTGGATTCTAATGgaattttgttcttttttgttcttcttcagGTTCATGTATTGCCAAGAGAAATCTTTGGGAAATCAatatttgagttggctatgttTATGATGAAATGGCTACCATTGTGGCTAGTTGACAaaattttacttattttgaCATGGTTCATTCTTGGTAACATTGAGAAATATGGACTAAAGAGACCAAAAATTGGTCCTTTGGAACTCAAGAACACACAAGGGAAAACTCCTGTTTTGGACATTGGTGCATTGGAAAAAATTAGATCAAGAAAAATCAATGTTGTCCCTGGAATCAAGAGGTTTTCGTGTGGCACCGTTGAACTTGGCAATGGtgaaaagcttgaaattgaTTCTGTTGTTCTTGCTACTGGTTATTGCAGCAATGTCCCTTTTTGGCTAAAGGTGAGAAAATGTTCTATTCTTCTcaattttttggattttttctttttttgtgtagGCGTGTAAGCTTAGTCCCTAAATTAACACGTCGATGAATTCTCAAACAGACACCTTAACTTGatcaaaaaatgttttttttttataaattaatggtGTCTGTTTGTGAATCATTGAAGTTAAGGGGTCACCACTAGAAAGTCGTGCAAGCATAAGTGTCAaactaaaaaatattgaaattttggatgttcttcctttttaattatacttAAGTTTAGTACCTATATCAATATCCGTACTTGCAACGTTTCTTAATTCGACAGTTCTCAAACATACACCTTACCTTGGTCAAACACATCATCAATAAGATTTAAGTAATGGTGTTTGTTTGAAAACCGATCGAGTTAAAAGGGGTCAGCACTTGTAAGTCATGTAAATATGACTGTCAAATTGACTAATGTTTGAACTTTTTATGGAAGATTCTTGAATAGTagactaatttttattttgttattttttatataggAAAGTGAATTCTTTTCCAAGAATGGATTCCCAAAAGCACCATTTCCAAATAGTTGGAAAGGAAAATCTGGACTATATGCTGTTGGTTTCACAAGGAGAGGGCTATCTGGTGCTTCTGCTGATGCTATTAAAATTGCACAAGATATTAGCAAAGTTTACAATGAAGATATTATGCAAAAGAAGCAAAAAAATTCTACATATACAAGATGCATCTCAa
This Solanum dulcamara chromosome 8, daSolDulc1.2, whole genome shotgun sequence DNA region includes the following protein-coding sequences:
- the LOC129900265 gene encoding probable indole-3-pyruvate monooxygenase YUCCA8, with amino-acid sequence MVNFNDQDFFSSRCVWVNGPVIVGAGPSGLAVGACLKEQGIPFVILEKSDCIASLWQKKTYNRLKLHLPKQFCQLPKFPFPQHYPEYPTKKQFIDYLESYARKFDINPMFNECVQFAKYDQSCKLWRVKTISPNGLEVEYICQWLVVATGENAEKVVPNIEGLKEFGGEVIHACDYKSGEKFSGKKVLVVGCGNSGMEVSLDLCNHNAQPSLVCRSSVHVLPREIFGKSIFELAMFMMKWLPLWLVDKILLILTWFILGNIEKYGLKRPKIGPLELKNTQGKTPVLDIGALEKIRSRKINVVPGIKRFSCGTVELGNGEKLEIDSVVLATGYCSNVPFWLKESEFFSKNGFPKAPFPNSWKGKSGLYAVGFTRRGLSGASADAIKIAQDISKVYNEDIMQKKQKNSTYTRCISTF